The following is a genomic window from Desulfobulbaceae bacterium.
GAGTTTCATCATTTTTGATGAAACCTGCTTCTCATCATGAGCTTGCCATGATTGTTCGGCAGGTTTTAGATGGAAAAACTAATAAGAAATAAAGGGTTTTTGTGAAATGAGACACTTTGTCGATTTCAAAAGAGGCCTGCGGTGGAGTAACAGTATGAAAATATCAAGATTCACTTTTTTTTGTGTTGTTCTATTGCTTCTCGTATCGTGTTCCAGCGAAGAAGCGGTAAAGCAGAAGGTTTTGGCCAAAGTTAATAATTATGAAATTTATCTTGACGATTTCAGGTCTCAATTAGCCGAAGAAGTGGAATATGAAACAGACTATAAGCTAACAGAAAAAAGCAAACGGGAATTTTTAAATGATCTAATTCGTAAGGAACTTCTCATTCAAGAGGCAAAACGAATGGATCTTGACCGTGAAGATGAATTCGTCAAGACTATTGAACGTTATTGGGAATCAACGCTGGTACGTAATCTCATCGCCATCAGGAGTGCAGAAATTTCCAAGAAAATTCTGGTGAGCGAAGAAGAGATTGAGGGCAGGATTCAACAAATGAGGTCAGGCAGGTCCGAAGAACAGGTCGAAATTAGTTCTATGCGACCAGAGATTGAGCGAGAGATACGTGAAGCAAAGAAAAGTGCTGCTTTGCAGGAGTGGATTGAGCAACTGCAGGAGAGTGCGAAACTGGAAATCGACAGTGAGTTACTAAAAGAAAACTAACGGATTACAAATATGAGCGATAAAACACGATATGTGCGAAGACAGTACTTCATTAAGAAAGGCTTTCAAGCAA
Proteins encoded in this region:
- a CDS encoding SurA N-terminal domain-containing protein yields the protein MKISRFTFFCVVLLLLVSCSSEEAVKQKVLAKVNNYEIYLDDFRSQLAEEVEYETDYKLTEKSKREFLNDLIRKELLIQEAKRMDLDREDEFVKTIERYWESTLVRNLIAIRSAEISKKILVSEEEIEGRIQQMRSGRSEEQVEISSMRPEIEREIREAKKSAALQEWIEQLQESAKLEIDSELLKEN